One region of Cinclus cinclus chromosome 1, bCinCin1.1, whole genome shotgun sequence genomic DNA includes:
- the LOC134042513 gene encoding carbonic anhydrase 2 isoform X2, with translation MLVVLQGGALDGVYRLVQFHIHWGSCDGQGSEHTVDGVKYDAELHIVHWNVKYGKFAEAVKHPDGLAVVGIFMKVGNAKPEMQKVVDALNSIQTKGKQASFTNFDPTGLLPACRDYWTYPGSLTTPPLLECVIWHVLKEPITVSPEQMCKLRGLCFNAENEPVCHMVDNWRPCQPLKSREVRASFQ, from the exons ATGCTTGTGG TGCTGCAAGGAGGAGCGCTGGATGGAGTCTACAGGCTGGTGCAGTTTCACATTCACTGGGGATCCTGTGATGGCCAGGGATCTGAGCACACTGTGGATGGTGTGAAGTATGATGCAGAG CTCCATATTGTTCACTGGAATGTAAAATATGGTAAATTTGCTGAAGCTGTGAAGCATCCTGATGGTTTAGCTGTGGTGGGCATCTTCATGAAG GTGGGAAATGCCAAGCCTGAGATGCAGAAGGTTGTGGATGCTCTGAACTCCATTCAAACCAAG GGAAAGCAAGCTTCCTTTACAAATTTTGACCCCACTGGACTCCTTCCTGCATGCAGAGACTACTGGACATACCCTGGCTCACTGACCACTCCACCCCTGCTTGAATGTGTGATCTGGCACGTTCTGAAGGAGCCCATCACTGTGAGCCCTGAGCAG ATGTGCAAACTCCGTGGCCTTTGCTTCAATGCTGAGAATGAGCCCGTGTGCCATATGGTGGACAACTGGCGCCCATGTCAGCCTTTGAAGAGCAGGGAAGTCAGAGCCTCCTTCCAGTAA